The sequence below is a genomic window from Desulfuromonas sp..
CATCGCCGGATCGGTGACCAGGGAGCCGACCCACTCGACGTAGGCGGTCAGGTAGTCGACCACCTCGTGCTCGCGGGGCACCCAGACGCCGCCGTCGCAGTTGGCCAGACAGCGGATGATGCGGTGGCGCAGGTCGGTGTACTCGTTGTTGGCCCGCCAGTACTTGGGCGCGGCCCACTTGCGGCTCGACTGGTAGACGGGGTCTGCAAAGGGAACCAGTCCGCCGCCGACGTGGCAGTTGTTGCAGTCGACCCGGGAGTTGGGGATGATCGGCTCCCCCGCGTAGGTGTAATCACCGTTGGGACCAAGAGTCTCCCGGGTGTTCATCCAGATGTTGTACCCCTCGAGGACGTCCGCCGGAGCGGCGCCGCTGATGCCGGCCTGGTAGGCGCTGTAGTCGAACCAGCCGGCGAGCTCGCCGGGGCGGACCTCGATCTCCTTGTATCCTGCACTGGCCGGAATCGCGAAACCGAGACAAAGGACTGTCATAATGAGCAGTTTTACCGTCTTTTTCATTTCCTACCTCCGATGTCGTTGACGAAAATTTTCAGGGTCCCTTCTTTTTGCTCTCTACCCGGCCACCGACCTCCTTTCCTTGCCGGCTTTTCATCTGGTCACAAGTTCGACCCTGTTTCCTCACCATGAACTGCGATAGCCTGCCCCCGAAAAATCTCCGGCGAGCCGGAGGCCACCCGGGTCATCGACCGAGGGTTCGTGCCTGTCGCCCGTGGCTCATGGAAAAACAGGAAACATTCGGAGGCACCACCCCGGAGAAGGGGGTGGCCATTTCAAGAGGGGTGAAGATGCTGATGGGCATGGGACGCCTCCGTGGAGCTGTGAAAATCACTTGTCACGGAGGCTAGCAGGTAGGATGAATATAGTAGGTGACCCTGATCACAAAACCGATGTTTTTTCCTCGAAATCGGTTTCTTCGCAGCGATTCTGAAGCCCTTCCGGGTTCTTGATGATCACCTGCCGCCGCCTCAGGTCGACCAGGCCCTCCCGGGCTAACTGGTGCAACAGGCGGCTGACCACTTCGCGAGCGGTCCCGAGGTGGGTCGCGATTTGATCGTGGCTCATGGTGACCGGGTAGAACAGGTCAGGGCTGCCTCCGGCCTGCTGCAGGAGAAAACCGGCAAGGCGTTCGTCCATTTTGCGGGAAGCCACGTCCTGGACCAGAAGCATCAAATGGAGCAGGCGGTGGGAAAAGAGTCCGACCACGAACTGTCGCAGCCCGTTTTCCTGGTGGAACATCCGCTGGAAAGTGGCGGCGGGCACGGCTATGGCGTCGGTCGTTTCGTCAACGCTCGCCTGGGCGGGGTAGCGAGTTTCGCCCAACATGCAGGTCGTGCCGAGGAGGCAGGATTCGCCCGGATGGACCATGTAGAGGGTTATGCCCCTGCCGTTCTGGAAATTCTTGTTAACCCGGATGCCGCCGCGCTCGACCAGCAGAAGGGCCTGGCAGGCTCCCCCTTCTTCGAGCAATTGCGTGCCGGCGGGGAAATGCATGGGGCTGGCCGCCTGCAGCAACTCCTCGCGTCCCTGGGGGGAGAGTTCCGCGAAAAAGGGAAAGGCATCGAGTTTCTCCGCCAGGCTGGCGGTGGAAAGGGCAGGTTTGAAGCGCATAGAGAGATCCTCCCTGAGATGAGGGAAAGGGTCCGTCGATCCAGCAGAGCCGAACGACCGGGCACTTGTCCCAGTGTTTTTGTCATGTTTCAAATTACACGATCTCTACTTTTTCGGTCAACTTTTTTTCGGCCGAAAAATGACCCTCTCAGATCCTGGGCGGACAGGTCCCGGCCACGGGCGACGGTGCTTTTCCAGGGGAAGGCTCAAAAAAGACGAGGCCCGCTTGAGAAAGCGGGCCTCGGGCGGGTTGTCAGGGTCCCCTTTTTCCTTCTCCTGCAGTCTTCTTGGATGTCCCCCGAATCCCTTGCGAATTCGAGTCCGCCCCCCCTTCAGAGGGGGGAAAGATCGAGTTCCAGCGGGGACGGGACCTCCCCCCCCTGCCGCCGTCCCCCTCCGGATGGAAGAGGATCCCCGCCGCCAGGGCAATCAGGGCCGCCAGCAGGAGGGCCTTCCGCCAGCCCTTCCATGTCGTCGACCTCCGGGGTCCGCTCTCCCTTTCCGTCTCTCTTCCCATTCCGTCCCTCCTCTGCCTATTTTCCCGGTCGTGATCCCTTCGGGTGAGTTTGCAGTAGAGCAGGAAAACTGTCTGTGGTACAGATACAGCCAGGGGAATTTTGTACCGTAACAGTTTGGAGGAGACAATGGAGATGGAGGAAAGGCATCGCTACAAGGAGGTCGGGCGGCACATCACGGCCCTCATCGATTCGGCGGCCCTCCTGCCCGGGGAGCGCCTGCCGTCGCTGCGGGCGCTGAGCCGCCAGTTGCGGGTGAGCATCGCCACCGTGACCCAGGCCTACCTGGAGCTGGAGAAGACGGGGATCGTCGAGGCCCGGCCCCGCTCGGGCTACTACGTGCGCCAGGCACTGCGCCGCCTCCCCCGTCCGGAGAGCGTCCCCCGCCCCCAGCTCGAGCCGATCGCCGGCAACCGCAGCCGCCTCATCCAGACCGTCCTCGGCGCGGTGGGGAGCAGCGACCTCCTCCCCCTCGGCGTGACCGGCGCCGCGCCGGAGCTGCTGCCGGGGAAGCTCCTCGCCAAGCTGATGGCGGCGGAGTGCCGCGGGGCGCCCGAGGCTGCCATCGGCTACGAGCAGATCGCCGGGCACATCGAGCTGCGGCGGCAGATCGCCCTCTACCTCCTCGGCTCCGGCATCGCCGCCCGGCCCGAGGAGATCATCGTCACCACCGGGGCGATGGAGGCGCTCTACATCGCCATCCGCGCCCTGACCCGCCCCGGGGACACGGTGCTCATCCAGTCGCCGACCTACTACTGCTTCCTGCAGCTCCTGGAGAGCTGCGGCCTGAGGGCGGTGGAGATCCCCTCCCACCCCCGCACCGGCGTCCACCCCGACGACCTGCGCCAGGCCCTGAAGCGCTTCGACATCCGCGCCTGCCTCCTCGCCCCCAACTTCAACAACCCCGACGGCAGCCTCACCTGCGAGGAGGCCCGGGCGGAGATCATGGCCATTCTCGAAGAGGAGGAAGTTCCCCTCATCGAGGACGACGTCTACGGCGACGTCCACTTCGGCCCCCGGCGCCCCGGCACCCTCAAGGCCCGCGACCGCCGGGGCCTGGTCCTCTACTGCAACTCCTTCTCCAAGACCATCGCCCCCGGCTTCCGCGTCGGCTACCTCCTGCCCGGGCGCTTTTTCCCAAAGGCGCTGGAGATCAAGTCGACCACCAACGTCACCAGCGCCACCCCCACCCAGCGGGCGCTGGCCGCCTATCTTCGCCAGGGGCACTTCGAGCGCCACCTGCGGCGGCTGCGCCAGACGATGGAGGCCCAGATGCGCACCCTCCAGCTCCACCTCGGCTGCCACTTCCCCGCCGGCACGCGGGTGACCCAGCCCGAAGGGGGAGGCGCCCTGTGGGTCGAGCTGCCGCCGGGGGTCGACGGCGTCGAGTACTTCTATCGCGCCCGTGCCGAGGGGATCGGGGTGGTGCCGGGGAGCGTCTTCTCGACCCAGGACCGTTTCGGCAACTACGTGCGCCTTAGCTGCAACGGCCTGTGGAACGAAGACCTTGCCCGGGGGGTGGAAACGCTGGGGAGGATTGCGGCGGAGATGGCTTGATGGGGGGGGAACCTATTCGAACTCAGAAAACAAGAGGCAAGGCAAGATGTGACCCCTCGCCTGCTATGGAGTCCTCGCCGTATTCGGAAAGCAAGGAACCATCCTGGCCGGATTAGGCCCACGTAGAGAAACCAGTAAGCCATCTACAGTTTTTTTCCGATGTAGAAGGCATACCCATAGAATTCTTTGTACTTTTCATACAACCGTTGCTCGTGCCTCTGGTTTTCGATAAATCCTCTGGCACCAGCATCTCCGGGATGTTTTGCCAAGAAAGCCCTTTGAGCCTCAGCTTGTGGGGCATAGAAGTTGTCTGTCCAACATGTTTCGGGCAGAGAAAAGCACGCTACGGGCATGTATCCCGCTGACTGCAGTTGTGCCATTTTCGCCGGGATCGTGTCGATTCCAGGGTAGGCATCCCTCCAGACTTCTTCTATCTCAGCCGGACGGCTCTCCGTGAACCATGACGCCTCCGAAACCGCGACGTATCCACCTTGCCTGAGATACCGTCGCCATTCGTTAAGCCCTTTTTCGAACCCGATATTATAAATCGCGCCTTCAGACCACATCAGATCCATCTCCCCCTCCTCGAAGGGAAGGTTATCCATAGACCCGACACGCCCTACCACCTTCTCCTGCAGACCCGCTTTCTTGGCGTTTGCGTTAAACAGATCGATAAATATTGGGAACAGGTCAATCCCGATGATTTTCCCGGGGGCCCGCCGCGCCAGGACAATGGTTTGTCCGCCCGTGCCACAGCCGATATCGGCGATACGGGAATTCTCGTTCAGCCCCTCGATGAAATCCAGGGCCCTGTTTGTGACCTCTGGACTACCCGGCCCCTGTCGATCCAGGCCTGCGAAATATTCACAGATCAATTCAAGGTCAAAATCGTGTATCGATTGAATGTCTGACATCATGTTTCCTGTTTCTATTGGACAGCGAAGGGGACGTTGATTGGCGTTTCGGGCTAGCCTGCAAGTCAACAACATCCCCTATGGGGTCCAAGGCAAAAAGTGGCGAGGCAAGATGTGACCCCTCGCCGCTCTTCTATAAGTGTTTGGAGCAGAATTCGTCTGCAACCAGAAGAGAATCCCGAGCCAGAAACCGGATGGCCCTGGGTTGATCAGTCGCTTTTCAAAGAGCGGGAAACTTCATTCTTCGTTCGCGGGATTTTTTTGTCCTTGACGAACGGGGGCCTGATAAGTGTTATGCATTTTAGTCATGGCTCCATATTGCTAATTTTCCATCAGTTGCGACTACGTCCCATCCATCCCTTCTTGCCCTAGCTAAATTGTCACACCTTGGAGCATTCTTGCCGCCCGAATATCTCATTTTAATAAATCCATATGGGAGTTTTTTTTCAATATACATTTGACTATGATTTTCATAGGTACAAAACTCATTATTGTATGTATTGGTTTTAGTTGTGTTGCTATATGAATCTGTTGACGTGTCTTCTTTAATTGCCCCAGTCAAACTTGGATGTTGAGAGAAGAAAATAGTATTTCTAAACTTTTTATATGTGCTCATCATTGAATGATCACCGGCTCTGAACTTTGACTCTGTTTCTATAAAGCTCACTTTATTGTTTTTAACTTTCACTTTGACAGAGAATCCTTCTACATAGGCGTCGTATTCATTGTTTGATGTCCTTGCGAAAACCGGTGGCATCTCAGACACATTTAGTCCTATTGTTACTGAAGCAAATACGTCCTCTAATGTCTTTATTTCGACCTTTTTATCAAAAACGTCGCACCCAGTAAGAAAGTACAACAAGATAATTATGGGAAATACCATTTTTTTCATGTGAAAGCTCCTAGTATGAAATGACAATGACTTCGAATCGTTAGCATGTATATTCTAATTTGTTTTGCATAACAGTTGAGCATACAGAGTTTCTATATCTAGAAACTGTTTCTAGATATAGGTTTCTAGCTTCTACATGTAGAAACCAGGTTTCCAGATACATAAGCTAGAAACCTGACTTTCTCCGGCAACCGGGGGAAGGAAATGGGCTTTGGGGGCGCCCTGCCATTAGAGCCACCATAAACTACAACATTCCCACTCCATTCCCAAACAATAAAAAAGGCAGCCGACCCGACCGGGCCGACTGCCTTCCTTGATTCCGCTCAGGGGGAAACTCCCCTCCCCTACCCAAGCAGATCGACAATTTCGGGCGCCAACCCTACCTAACTGCCGGGGAAACCTGGGACGCTCACCAGTTTTCAAACCCCCTGCTCAAGCAAGTGGCAATTTCGAGACGATTACATGTTTCCTAATTTCAAGAGTAGAGCGCCAATCACTCCCTCACCAACCTGATCTCAACCCGTCTCCGCACCGCAGACGCATACCGCTTCAGCGTACGCAGGCTCGGCAACGGATGACCTGATTCGATCCGGGCCACGACCGATTGCGTCGTTCCCATGCAGCGGGCGACCTGCTCCTGGGTGAGGTGCGCCTTGGTTCGGGCCTCGATCAGTTGCGCGGCAAAGGAGAACTCCTCTTCGAGAGCGTCATACTCCCGCCTGAATCCCTCGTCCTGCAGAAGCTCTTTTTTCACTTCCCCGATTTTTCTGCCCATGGCTACAACTCCTTCAACCTCTCCAGCGCGGGAGAACCATCCCCACCCTCACATTAGCGACTTACAAGCTACACGATCTTTCCTCCAATCCAAAACAAAAAAAGGCAGCCAACCCGACCGGGCCGACTGCCTTCCTTGTTCCGCTCAAGGCCCCCCTACTCCAGAAGAGCGACGATCCCGGGGGCCATCCCGACGTAGCTGCCGGGGGGCATCGCCAGCAGGCGCCAGAATGGCGCCTTTTTTGTTGCCAATTTGGCACCGCTGCGCTAAAGTCTTTATAAACAGCCAAGCACAGGGAGGTAATTATGGCTGCAAAAACCGAGAGAATTTCAGCGCGAGTCAATGAAAATGTCTATGAAACATTGACAAGGGCGGCTGGCATTGTTGGTGCGACGGTCAATCAATTCCTGGTGCAATCAGCCCTAGAAAAGGCTCAGACTGTCATTGAGGAAGAAAATGTAATTCGCCTTAGCGGCGAATCTGCCAAGAGATTTTTTGATGCCATCGAAAATCCACCAGAGCCCAACCAGAAATTGATAGCTGCAATGAAAGCCCATAAGGAGCTGACCTAGTGCCTCAAATTGAAGTGCTGGCCCGTTTTCATGACCGAAAAAGTTTTGATTGCGGGGAGTCTGCGCTAAATGATTACCTCAAGGAAACGGCCA
It includes:
- a CDS encoding DUF1778 domain-containing protein gives rise to the protein MAAKTERISARVNENVYETLTRAAGIVGATVNQFLVQSALEKAQTVIEEENVIRLSGESAKRFFDAIENPPEPNQKLIAAMKAHKELT
- a CDS encoding Crp/Fnr family transcriptional regulator: MRFKPALSTASLAEKLDAFPFFAELSPQGREELLQAASPMHFPAGTQLLEEGGACQALLLVERGGIRVNKNFQNGRGITLYMVHPGESCLLGTTCMLGETRYPAQASVDETTDAIAVPAATFQRMFHQENGLRQFVVGLFSHRLLHLMLLVQDVASRKMDERLAGFLLQQAGGSPDLFYPVTMSHDQIATHLGTAREVVSRLLHQLAREGLVDLRRRQVIIKNPEGLQNRCEETDFEEKTSVL
- a CDS encoding PLP-dependent aminotransferase family protein; protein product: MEERHRYKEVGRHITALIDSAALLPGERLPSLRALSRQLRVSIATVTQAYLELEKTGIVEARPRSGYYVRQALRRLPRPESVPRPQLEPIAGNRSRLIQTVLGAVGSSDLLPLGVTGAAPELLPGKLLAKLMAAECRGAPEAAIGYEQIAGHIELRRQIALYLLGSGIAARPEEIIVTTGAMEALYIAIRALTRPGDTVLIQSPTYYCFLQLLESCGLRAVEIPSHPRTGVHPDDLRQALKRFDIRACLLAPNFNNPDGSLTCEEARAEIMAILEEEEVPLIEDDVYGDVHFGPRRPGTLKARDRRGLVLYCNSFSKTIAPGFRVGYLLPGRFFPKALEIKSTTNVTSATPTQRALAAYLRQGHFERHLRRLRQTMEAQMRTLQLHLGCHFPAGTRVTQPEGGGALWVELPPGVDGVEYFYRARAEGIGVVPGSVFSTQDRFGNYVRLSCNGLWNEDLARGVETLGRIAAEMA
- a CDS encoding class I SAM-dependent methyltransferase → MMSDIQSIHDFDLELICEYFAGLDRQGPGSPEVTNRALDFIEGLNENSRIADIGCGTGGQTIVLARRAPGKIIGIDLFPIFIDLFNANAKKAGLQEKVVGRVGSMDNLPFEEGEMDLMWSEGAIYNIGFEKGLNEWRRYLRQGGYVAVSEASWFTESRPAEIEEVWRDAYPGIDTIPAKMAQLQSAGYMPVACFSLPETCWTDNFYAPQAEAQRAFLAKHPGDAGARGFIENQRHEQRLYEKYKEFYGYAFYIGKKL
- a CDS encoding helix-turn-helix transcriptional regulator, coding for MGRKIGEVKKELLQDEGFRREYDALEEEFSFAAQLIEARTKAHLTQEQVARCMGTTQSVVARIESGHPLPSLRTLKRYASAVRRRVEIRLVRE